AAAAATGAACAAAACCATTCAACTTCAGGATTTAGGAAATACGGATTATAAGGAAACTTGGGAATATCAAGAAGAATTATTCAAGAGTATCGTCGATCTAAAAATCCAAAACAGAAGAGAAGAAACTACTATTGCAACACCAAATTATTTACTGTTTGTAGAACATCCGCATGTTTATACTTTAGGTAAAAGCGGTGATTTGGAAAATTTATTATTATCCGAAAAACAACTTGAAGCCAAAGGTGCTACTTTCTATAAAATAAATCGCGGGGGAGATATTACCTATCACGGCCCAGGACAAATAGTAGGGTATCCAATTTTGGACTTGGAAAATTTCTTTTCGGATATTCATAAGTACTTACGTTTTCTGGAAGAAGCTATCATTTTAACTCTAGCAGAATATGGTATTGAATCTGGACGAAGCGATGGCGAAACAGGCGTATGGCTTGGTGCTGGAACTCCATTTGC
The Flavobacterium sp. 5 DNA segment above includes these coding regions:
- the lipB gene encoding lipoyl(octanoyl) transferase LipB, which gives rise to MNKTIQLQDLGNTDYKETWEYQEELFKSIVDLKIQNRREETTIATPNYLLFVEHPHVYTLGKSGDLENLLLSEKQLEAKGATFYKINRGGDITYHGPGQIVGYPILDLENFFSDIHKYLRFLEEAIILTLAEYGIESGRSDGETGVWLGAGTPFARKICAMGVRASRWVTMHGFALNVNVDLGYFDNIIPCGIRGKAVTSLQVELGVEKVDEAEVKTKIVKHLASLFEAEFV